A stretch of the Nicotiana tabacum cultivar K326 chromosome 6, ASM71507v2, whole genome shotgun sequence genome encodes the following:
- the LOC142181963 gene encoding uncharacterized protein LOC142181963: protein MHEFSEAHKLIQFLSGLNKTYSTVKDNILMMSHVLSVEKAYSILIRDEKQREINSGFQPFSSDSTFFIANSNFNSGPNQPNATRNFTQMMNFEPRRSTLSCKYCKKPGHTIDKCYNLHGFPQDFKFTKGNRAVACVQIESTDQTSPKLDLPQTEHIPHGFSKEQYAHLMSLFHQTQMSSPNQQSTPQDTPIYANFVGWHDNPVRPFSKEAIEIGKVEHGLQGSSLKRPLKLISIHCLSNKTPYEVFLDHPPNYDHLISFGCIAYATVLHPSRDKLQSRVIPSVFLGYGFNKKGYKLLNLGTKSIFYSRDVIFIEHIFPSTSTFLGFFPSSTSSFSVHITPNNVRASFSTFYPSDPASTSSSPFHPSDHTPSPSSPFHPSISSPELAPVSSPTIIQHLQIPLSSPSSSLPLRSSRSTITPTHFKDYI from the exons ATGCATGAATTCAGTGAGGCACATAAACTTATTCAGTTCCTATCAGGGTTAAATAAAACTTATTCTACTGTTAAGGATAACATTTTAATGATGAGTCATGTTTTAAGTGTGGAGAAGGCATATTCCATTCTGATTAGAGATGAGAAGCAAAGGGAAATTAATTCTGGTTTCCAACCTTTTTCTTCTGATTCCACTTTCTTCATAGCCAACTCCAATTTCAATTCTGGTCCTAATCAACCAAACGCCACCAGAAATTTTACTCAGATGATGAATTTTGAACCTAGGAGATCCACACTATCTTGCAAGTATTGCAAGAAGCCTGGTCACACTATAGACAAGTGCTACAATCTACATGGATTCCCACAAGATTTTAAATTTACCAAGGGAAATAGAGCTGTTGCGTGTGTCCAGATTGAGTCAACAGATCAGACTTCACCCAAGCTTGATTTACCTCAAACAGAACACATTCCACATGGGTTTTCCAAGGAACAGTATGCTCATCTTATGTCTCTATTCCATCAGACGCAAATGTCTTCTCCAAATCAGCAGTCTACACCCCAAGACACTCCAATCTATGCAAATTTTGTAGGTTGGCATGACAATCCTGTTA GGCCCTTCTCTAAAGAGGCCATTGAAATTGGTAAGGTTGAGCATGGACTACAGGGCTCTTCTCTAAAGAGGCCATTGAAATTG ATTTCCATCCACTGTCTTTCTAACAAAACACCATATGAAGTATTTCTTGATCATCCTCCTAACTATGATCACCTCATATCATTTGGATGCATAGCATATGCCACTGTTCTTCATCCTTCAAGGGATAAACTACAATCTAGAGTTATTCCTTCTGTGTTTCTAGGTTATGGTTTTAATAAAAAGGGTTACAAGTTACTAAATTTAGGAACCAAATCTATATTCTATTCCAGGGATGTCATTTTTATTGAACATATTTTTCCATCTACTTCTACATTCTTAggtttctttccttcttctacTTCCTCTTTTTCTGTTCACATCACTCCTAATAATGTTCGTgcttctttttcaactttttacCCTTCTGATCCTGCTTCTACCTCTTCTTCACCCTTTCATCCTTCTGATCATACTCCTTCTCCTTCTTCACCCTTTCATCCTTCTATTTCTTCTCCTGAACTTGCTCCTGTTTCATCACCCACTATTATACAACACCTACAAATTCCTCTTTCTTCTCCTTCCTCTTCTCTTCCTTTGAGATCCTCTAGATCTACAATCACTCCTACCCACTTTAAGGATTATATTTGA